The following are encoded in a window of Sphaeramia orbicularis chromosome 20, fSphaOr1.1, whole genome shotgun sequence genomic DNA:
- the dselb gene encoding dermatan-sulfate epimerase-like protein, which produces MMPRSMAVNWVVYSMFLLPLFAVGMTFSGVFNATDRDILTDDLLQVKPTQDNRATERWKLQSADSHPNLYFNQVDVLHLRQRSSTTHSHIFKVIRAAVLTMLSNVPFYMPPVKHEEFTSKWNEIYGNNLPPLALYCLLCPEDSPALQFLIKFMDRMAEYPDWKVTSAPNDEVPMAHSLTGFATAYDFIYTFLDERRRDIYLKKIRSETEELYETSKYRGWGKQYLQNHQTTNILAILTGAIVVGSHNDPESMIWKQVAVNYMEKTMFLLNHVVDGSLDEGVAYGSYTAKSITQYVFLAQRHFNIDNMQNNWLRGHFWFYYATLLPGFQRTVGIADSNYNWFYGPESQLVFLDTFIMRNGTGNWLAQQIRKHRPKDGPMGQSSAQRWATLHTEYIWYNSHLTPQPPHDFGKARMHIFSNWGVVTYGAGLPNAQGNTFVSFKSGKLGGRAVYDIVHDKPYSWVDGWNSFNPGHEHPDQNSFTFAPNGQVFVSEALYGPKYSYLNNVLVFSPSPTSQCNTPWEGQLGECAKWLRWTDEGVGDARGEVIVASSHRDTMFVSGEAVSAYSPAMKLKSVFRALVLLNSQTLLVLDHVEKAAESPVRSFSAFFHNLDIDFKYVPFRFMDRYNGAMMDVWDAHYKMFWFDTQGHSPETRIQEAEQAAEFKKRWTQYVNVTFSMTNTVSRVAYILHGPYVKVSNCRFIDNNKNGVRLSLTINNTENIVSIATNYKDIGVRLSYLGFGGHCKVEDRYQITRYGLGTQLIPKQISADNQLFDFGFTVNLIAGVILCVAIGFLTMQRKFYVCFSRLMRYALLSVLILWIAELLFVSNSCDQLLCGVKWKGVGAKNEVNKQIRLHEQYRLPLPTVIITTLPGSGSEILKHLFYNSSDFVYIRVPTEHVDIPETEFEFDSLVDACEWSRSDAVNGRFKIIQGWLHSLVHNIKLHLQNIQLVEGSRVKQPLRVSPSRDRKKRFRRREPASELRGKLRASLDRDAEYVREMRRHVAEYPNARVVLNMRSGSWALKLPFIQEVVGPSLRTIYLVRDPRAWIYIMVYNSKPSLYSLKNIPQHLSLIFKEDAVRDGCPTVAPEFKIIQRLLSRSETNPVMILAHLWLAHTAAVLRVSESLPEESYLQVRFEDVVNFPQETAQSIHTFLGVPVSPAALNQLLFTTSTNLYNLMYEGDISPANINVWRQNMPRKDVRLIEDVCGSVMKKLGYVRFAS; this is translated from the coding sequence ATGATGCCCAGAAGCATGGCAGTTAACTGGGTTGTATATTCTATGTTTTTACTGCCGCTGTTTGCAGTGGGAATGACTTTCTCGGGGGTCTTCAATGCCACAGATAGAGACATTTTAACGGATGATTTGCTGCAGGTTAAGCCCACACAAGACAACAGAGCAACAGAGCGGTGGAAACTCCAGTCTGCCGACTCCCATCCTAACCTATATTTTAACCAAGTGGATGTGTTGCACTTGAGGCAAAGGTCCTCCACCACCCACAGTCACATATTTAAAGTCATCCGAGCAGCAGTTCTCACCATGTTGTCTAATGTCCCCTTTTACATGCCCCCTGTAAAACATGAGGAGTTTACTAGCAAGTGGAATGAGATTTATGGGAATAACCTGCCTCCTCTGGCTCTGTACTGCCTGTTGTGCCCGGAGGACTCTCCAGCCCTGCAGTTTCTTATCAAATTCATGGACAGGATGGCCGAGTACCCGGACTGGAAGGTGACCAGCGCACCTAACGACGAGGTACCGATGGCTCACTCTCTTACCGGGTTTGCTACCGCCTATGACTTTATTTACACCTTCTTAGATGAACGGCGGAGAGATATATACCTCAAGAAAATTCGCTCTGAGACGGAGGAGTTGTATGAGacttcaaaatacagaggatgggGGAAGCAATATCTGCAGAATCATCAAACTACTAACATACTAGCCATCCTCACCGGTGCAATAGTGGTTGGATCACACAATGACCCTGAGTCCATGATCTGGAAACAAGTGGCAGTGAACTATATGGAGAAAACCATGTTTCTCCTGAACCATGTGGTCGATGGGTCTCTGGATGAAGGAGTCGCCTACGGGAGCTACACCGCCAAGTCTATCACGCAGTACGTCTTCTTAGCTCAGCGCCATTTCAACATTGACAACATGCAGAACAACTGGCTGCGGGGACACTTCTGGTTTTATTATGCCACTCTGTTGCCGGGGTTTCAGAGAACAGTTGGCATCGCAGACTCCAACTACAACTGGTTTTATGGCCCCGAGAGCCAGCTTGTTTTCCTCGACACATTCATCATGAGAAATGGGACGGGTAACTGGCTCGCTCAACAGATTAGAAAGCACAGACCCAAGGATGGTCCCATGGGGCAGTCGTCAGCGCAGCGCTGGGCTACACTTCACACAGAATACATCTGGTACAACTCCCACCTCACACCGCAACCCCCTCATGATTTTGGCAAAGCTAGGATGCATATTTTCTCTAACTGGGGTGTGGTTACCTATGGAGCGGGGCTGCCCAATGCACAGGGTAATACTTTTGTCTCCTTTAAGTCTGGCAAACTGGGTGGCCGTGCAGTTTATGATATAGTCCATGACAAGCCTTACTCCTGGGTGGACGGCTGGAACAGCTTTAACCCGGGTCATGAGCACCCTGACCAGAACTCATTCACTTTTGCTCCAAATGGACAAGTATTTGTGTCTGAAGCACTTTATGGCCCTAAATACAGTTATCTTAACAATGTACTGGTGTTTAGTCCGTCTCCCACCAGCCAGTGTAACACTCCGTGGGAGGGTCAGTTGGGGGAGTGCGCTAAGTGGCTGCGATGGACTGATGAGGGGGTGGGTGACGCCAGAGGGGAGGTGATTGTTGCCTCCTCACACAGGGACACCATGTTTGTAAGCGGTGAAGCTGTTTCAGCCTACTCCCCAGCCATGAAACTAAAGAGTGTGTTCAGAGCCTTGGTTCTGCTCAACTCACAGACCTTACTGGTGCTGGACCACGTAGAGAAGGCGGCCGAGTCACCTGTGAGGTCGTTCAGCGCTTTTTTCCACAATCTAGACATTGACTTTAAATACGTTCCCTTCAGATTCATGGACAGATACAATGGTGCGATGATGGATGTGTGGGACGCTCATTACAAAATGTTCTGGTTTGACACACAGGGTCACAGCCCTGAGACCAGGATACAGGAGGCAGAGCAGGCGGCTGAGTTTAAAAAGAGGTGGACTCAGTATGTCAATGTCACGTTTTCAATGACAAACACAGTCAGCAGAGTGGCTTATATTTTACACGGCCCGTACGTCAAAGTTTCTAACTGTAGATTTATAGACAATAACAAAAATGGAGTGAGACTCTCTTTAACCATAAATAACACAGAGAACATAGTGTCTATTGCTACTAACTATAAAGACATAGGAGTTAGGTTGAGTTATTTAGGATTTGGAGGTCATTGTAAAGTTGAGGATAGATATCAAATTACAAGATACGGCCTTGGGACACAGCTCATCCCAAAGCAAATCAGTGCTGATAATCAGTTGTTTGACTTTGGGTTTACTGTTAATTTAATAGCAGGGGTTATTCTCTGTGTGGCGATTGGCTTTTTGACAATGCAGAGAAAGTTTTATGTGTGCTTTAGCAGGCTGATGCGTTACGCCCTCCTGTCTGTGCTCATCCTGTGGATAGCTGAGCTGCTGTTTGTGTCTAACAGCTGCGATCAGCTTCTCTGTGGGGTAAAATGGAAAGGTGTGGGTGCCAAAAACgaagtaaacaaacaaatcagaCTGCACGAGCAGTACCGGCTCCCCCTCCCCACTGTCATCATCACAACTCTTCCCGGTTCGGGATCAGAAATACTCAAGCACCTTTTCTACAACAGCTCAGACTTTGTTTACATTAGAGTTCCCACTGAGCACGTGGACATTCCAGAAACAGAGTTTGAGTTTGACTCTCTGGTCGATGCCTGCGAGTGGTCAAGGTCAGACGCTGTGAACGGGCGGTTTAAGATTATTCAGGGCTGGCTGCATTCGCTGGTTCACAACATCAAGCTGCACTTGCAAAATATTCAGCTGGTGGAGGGCAGCAGGGTCAAACAGCCCCTGAGAGTTAGCCCCTccagagacagaaagaaaaggtTCAGGAGGAGAGAGCCGGCGTCTGAGCTGAGGGGTAAACTCAGAGCCAGTCTGGACAGAGACGCCGAGTATGTTAGGGAGATGAGACGCCACGTTGCCGAGTACCCTAACGCCCGCGTCGTCCTCAACATGCGAAGCGGGAGCTGGGCGCTGAAACTGCCTTTCATTCAGGAGGTTGTGGGACCCTCCTTAAGGACAATCTATTTAGTTAGAGACCCTCGAGCTTGGATTTATATCATGGTCTATAACAGCAAACCTAGCCTTTACTCTCTTAAAAATATTCCACAGCACCTTTCTTTGATATTCAAGGAGGACGCTGTCAGGGATGGGTGCCCAACTGTGGCGCCGGAGTTTAAAATAATACAGAGGCTGCTGTCCCGCTC